One Glandiceps talaboti chromosome 20, keGlaTala1.1, whole genome shotgun sequence genomic region harbors:
- the LOC144450756 gene encoding uncharacterized protein LOC144450756, with the protein MGDWAEKQRLREEIIEAVKLGDAAGVERLLNNGADVNESEGGYLSKKNLLMMAIYKKYVDVAVLLVKRGIDLSFTAQTVDKEEKTALDLAREHNLNEVTDLIERTSEANHDLSRAVTMGITDLASRALDAGGNINMLIDEGSQHGGSLLMIAICSEHKEMAKFLIHRGINLDYVNKWDDPSSGEHQEDTARDYASKMQYSDIVQLIDDEKQKRKENQAKVTANGQGNNMYTHTQTQKHHANGDLQDVEDFEDEEEIIQKVDKDTKKKKRKSAGSSSCVIF; encoded by the exons ATGGGGGACTGGGCGGAGAAGCAGCGTCTTCGAGAG GAAATTATTGAAGCTGTTAAATTGGGTGACGCAGCAGGTGTGGAGAGACTTTTAAACAATGGTGCTGATGTTAATGAAAGCGAG gGTGGATATCTCTCAAAGAAGAATCTCTTAATGATGGCAATCTATAAGAAGTATGTTGACGTTGCAGTTTTGCTTGTTAAAAGAGGAATTGATCTATCATTTACCGCACAAACG GTTGATAAAGAAGAGAAAACAGCATTAGACTTGGCCAGAGAACACAATCTCAATGAAGTAACAGATTTGATTGAAAGGACAAGCGAAGCTAACCAC GATCTGTCACGTGCTGTGACGATGGGGATTACTGATCTCGCCTCACGTGCTTTGGATGCTGGAGGAAATATCAACATGCTTATTGAT gAAGGTTCACAGCATGGTGGTAGTCTTCTAATGATAGCCATATGCTCGGAGCACAAAGAAATGGCCAAATTTTTAATTCACCGAGGTATTAACCTTGACTATGTTAATAAG TGGGACGATCCAAGTTCTGGTGAACATCAAGAGGATACAGCGAGAGACTATGCCTCAAAGATGCAATATTCTGATATAGTTCAATTAATAGACGACgaaaaacagaaaagaaag GAAAACCAAGCCAAAGTTACCGCAAACGGTCAGGgaaataacatgtacacacatacacaaacg CAAAAACATCACGCAAATGGTGATTTACAGGATGTCGAAGATTTTGAGGACGAG GAAGAAATTATTCAAAAAGTAGACAAGGAcacaaagaagaagaaaaggaaATCGGCCGGGTCAAGCAGCTGCGTTATTTTTTAA